Proteins encoded in a region of the Drosophila sechellia strain sech25 chromosome 2L, ASM438219v1, whole genome shotgun sequence genome:
- the LOC6613658 gene encoding dynein light chain 1, axonemal, whose translation MSKPTTLKDALTKWEDRNKQPAATATEIGLQFQYPPIEKMDPILNSLTECQKLSLSSNMIEKITGISGMKNLRVLSLARNNLKTLNGIEPLADTLEELWVSYNNIEKIKPLESMKALRVFYISFNMIKDWPEFMRMGVPPNLSEITFVGNPLNENMDQSAFTAEAVRRLPNMKKLDGEPVIR comes from the coding sequence ATGTCGAAGCCTACAACCCTAAAGGACGCGTTAACCAAGTGGGAGGACCGCAATAAGCAGCCAGCCGCCACTGCCACGGAAATTGGACTTCAGTTCCAGTATCCACCTATCGAGAAAATGGATCCGATTCTCAATTCTCTTACCGAGTGCCAAAAGCTCAGCTTGTCCTCAAATATGATTGAGAAGATTACTGGAATTTCGGGAATGAAGAACCTGAGAGTCCTGAGCTTGGCACGTAACAATCTTAAAACGCTCAACGGCATAGAGCCACTGGCCGATACTCTGGAGGAATTGTGGGTCAGCTACAACAACATCGAGAAGATCAAGCCCCTGGAATCGATGAAGGCCCTACGTGTATTTTACATATCCTTTAATATGATCAAGGACTGGCCGGAGTTTATGCGCATGGGTGTTCCACCAAATCTCAGCGAGATCACATTTGTGGGAAATCCTTTGAACGAGAACATGGACCAGTCTGCCTTCACTGCCGAGGCAGTCCGTCGTCTGCCCAACATGAAGAAACTCGATGGGGAGCCCGTCATTCGTTAG